One Paenibacillus riograndensis SBR5 DNA segment encodes these proteins:
- a CDS encoding DUF3977 family protein, which produces MKYIEFGIGNRWMLRTETEWSDGTETEEKGIVPPLKFHSLYIRVWIRQTVWIMDSREGFKRSRKTRTAFKIIIGISSY; this is translated from the coding sequence TTGAAATATATCGAGTTCGGTATAGGCAACCGATGGATGCTGCGGACGGAAACTGAATGGAGTGACGGCACAGAGACTGAAGAAAAGGGAATTGTGCCTCCTCTCAAATTCCATTCGTTGTATATAAGAGTATGGATAAGACAAACTGTATGGATTATGGATAGTAGAGAAGGCTTCAAGCGTTCCAGAAAAACACGCACTGCCTTCAAAATTATCATTGGGATCAGCAGTTATTAA
- a CDS encoding nitrite/sulfite reductase: MAYEPLWSAAPEKLNKFEFVKLQKDGLDVIRTIIEKYALEGYSSIPADDLDLFKWAGVYQQKPREGHFMMRVRINTGIMTSDQARTLAEIARRYGRNLIDVTTRQAIQFHWLTVEHLPDIFKRLEAAGLYSFEACGDCPRTIVGNPLAGIDKDELFDTTGIVEQLNDFFMLNRDFSNLPRKFKISVSANKFNNAQAEINDLAFTPAVKVIDGALTQGFHLMVGGGLSAKPHLAQKLDVFVKPEEALKVAAGVVTLFRDYGYREKRHHARLKFLVADWGAEKFKAKLIEAVGELPSRGEDQTVGWQAAFFDGVHPQIQEGLSYVGLNVPAGRLSSDELEQLAGLADQYGEGKLRTTMTQNIIISGVPDDKLEALLDAPVLQRLSPTAKNFISRTVACTGNEFCNLALVETKQRAVSVAAYLDEHIHLDEKLRIHFVGCPNACGQKQVADIGLQGTLIKTPEGMTDAFDIAVGGTLGCGDRGPAAEFARPLKGRVKGDRVGPVLEQLISFYTEQRQEQENFYAFTNRVGVPAFQEQLTAILETE; the protein is encoded by the coding sequence ATGGCTTACGAACCGTTATGGAGTGCTGCTCCCGAGAAACTTAACAAGTTCGAATTCGTCAAACTGCAGAAGGACGGGCTGGATGTGATCCGCACCATTATTGAAAAATATGCCTTAGAGGGCTACAGCTCCATTCCGGCCGATGACCTGGATCTGTTCAAATGGGCCGGTGTATACCAGCAAAAGCCGCGTGAAGGACATTTCATGATGCGTGTGCGCATTAATACAGGCATTATGACCTCAGACCAGGCCAGAACACTGGCGGAAATCGCCAGGCGGTACGGCCGGAATCTAATTGATGTAACTACGCGGCAGGCTATCCAGTTCCATTGGCTGACGGTTGAGCATCTGCCGGATATTTTCAAGCGGCTTGAAGCCGCAGGGCTGTATTCCTTCGAAGCGTGCGGCGACTGCCCACGGACCATTGTCGGCAACCCGCTGGCAGGGATTGATAAGGATGAACTGTTTGATACCACGGGTATAGTCGAGCAGTTGAATGATTTTTTCATGCTGAACCGCGATTTCTCCAACCTGCCGCGCAAGTTCAAAATTTCTGTATCGGCCAACAAGTTCAATAATGCGCAGGCGGAAATTAACGATTTGGCTTTTACACCTGCGGTAAAAGTCATTGATGGCGCTCTAACCCAAGGGTTCCATCTGATGGTGGGCGGCGGACTCTCAGCCAAACCTCATCTGGCGCAAAAGCTGGATGTCTTCGTGAAACCGGAAGAAGCGCTTAAGGTAGCTGCCGGGGTGGTTACCCTGTTCCGTGATTACGGCTACCGGGAGAAACGCCACCATGCCCGTCTGAAATTCCTCGTCGCCGACTGGGGTGCCGAGAAATTCAAAGCGAAGCTGATTGAAGCCGTAGGCGAGCTCCCATCCCGCGGCGAAGACCAGACGGTTGGGTGGCAGGCCGCTTTTTTTGACGGTGTGCATCCCCAGATCCAGGAAGGCCTCAGCTACGTAGGCCTGAACGTTCCAGCCGGCCGCTTGAGCAGCGATGAGCTGGAGCAGTTGGCCGGGCTGGCCGATCAGTACGGCGAAGGTAAACTCCGCACCACCATGACCCAGAACATAATTATTAGCGGAGTGCCGGATGATAAGCTTGAAGCTCTACTGGATGCCCCGGTGCTCCAGCGGCTGTCGCCAACCGCCAAAAACTTCATCAGCCGCACCGTCGCCTGCACCGGCAATGAATTCTGCAACCTGGCTCTCGTGGAGACCAAGCAGCGTGCGGTCAGTGTTGCTGCATATCTGGATGAGCATATCCATCTGGATGAGAAGCTGCGCATTCATTTCGTTGGCTGTCCCAATGCCTGCGGGCAAAAGCAGGTTGCCGATATCGGTCTGCAAGGTACGCTGATCAAAACACCGGAAGGCATGACCGATGCATTCGATATCGCAGTAGGCGGGACGCTCGGCTGCGGAGACCGCGGTCCTGCGGCCGAATTCGCCCGCCCGCTGAAGGGCCGGGTAAAAGGAGACCGGGTAGGCCCGGTTCTGGAGCAGCTCATCTCCTTCTACACTGAGCAACGGCAGGAGCAGGAGAATTTCTATGCGTTCACAAACCGGGTAGGTGTACCGGCATTTCAAGAACAGCTTACTGCTATTTTGGAGACTGAGTAA
- the uvrA gene encoding excinuclease ABC subunit UvrA — MANENIVIKGARAHNLKNIDVTIPRDRFVVLTGLSGSGKSSLAFDTIYAEGQRRYVESLSAYARQFLGQMEKPDVDSIDGLSPAISIDQKTTSRNPRSTVGTVTEIYDYLRLLFARIGHPHCPDHGIEITSQTVEQMVDRIMQYPEKTRLQILAPVISGRKGEHKGLFSDISKQGFVRVRVDGELREVTEDIVLEKNKKHTIEVVVDRIVIKDDVQTRLTDSLETALKLSGGQILVDIIGQEELLFSSSFACPVCGFSIEELAPRMFSFNSPFGACPECDGLGMKMVVDPDLLIPDQEKSIEEGAFLAWTGSTSNYYPQFLKSVCEHFGIPQNVPVSSLSPEHMNKLLNGTGSEKIRFRYENDFGQRKDALVAFEGIIPNLERRYRETASDGIREFIEGFMSAKPCHVCKGKRLKKEILAVTVNDRNIADVTDLSIGDCLQFFDNIALSEKETAIAHLILKEISSRLGFLVNVGLNYLTLSRAAGSLSGGEAQRIRLATQIGSSLMGVLYILDEPSIGLHQRDNDRLISTLGHMRDLGNTLIVVEHDEDTMMAADYIIDIGPGAGIHGGQVMAQGTPKEIMNDPNSLTGEYLSGRKFIPVTSKRRATDDRWIEIRGAKENNLKNVNVKIPLGVFTAVTGVSGSGKSSLVNEILYKSLARQLNKAVKVRPGQHKEIRGLENLDKVIDIDQSPIGRTPRSNPATYTGVFDDIRDLFSKTNEAKVRGFQKGRFSFNVKGGRCEACRGDGIIKIEMHFLPDVYVPCEVCKGKRYNRETLEVKYKGKSISDVLEMTVEDATEFFKNIPKIHRKMQTLLDVGLGYINIGQPGTTLSGGEAQRVKLASELYRRSTGKTLYILDEPTTGLHVDDIGRLLEVLHRLVDSGESVLVIEHNLDVIKTADYLIDMGPEGGSGGGTVIATGTPEKIIEVEESYTGKYLKPVLIRDTERTKALELQTSDMV; from the coding sequence TTGGCGAACGAAAATATTGTAATTAAAGGTGCGCGTGCGCACAATCTCAAGAACATTGACGTAACGATTCCGCGTGACCGCTTCGTCGTGCTGACGGGACTTAGCGGCTCCGGCAAATCGTCGCTGGCGTTCGATACGATCTACGCTGAAGGACAGCGCCGTTATGTTGAGTCCCTGTCGGCCTATGCCAGGCAGTTCCTTGGGCAGATGGAGAAGCCGGATGTCGACTCCATTGACGGGTTGTCTCCGGCAATATCCATCGACCAGAAGACAACAAGCCGCAACCCGCGTTCGACCGTGGGCACGGTAACGGAAATTTATGACTATCTGCGGCTGCTGTTCGCCCGGATCGGGCATCCGCACTGCCCGGATCATGGCATCGAGATTACGTCCCAGACCGTTGAGCAGATGGTGGACCGGATCATGCAGTATCCTGAGAAAACCCGGCTGCAGATTCTGGCGCCGGTGATTTCCGGCCGCAAGGGTGAACATAAGGGACTGTTCAGTGATATCTCGAAGCAGGGTTTTGTCCGTGTACGTGTGGATGGCGAGCTGCGTGAAGTCACTGAAGATATCGTGCTGGAGAAGAACAAGAAGCATACCATTGAGGTTGTAGTCGACCGGATCGTGATCAAGGATGATGTGCAGACGCGGCTGACTGACTCTCTGGAAACTGCGCTGAAGCTTTCCGGCGGGCAAATTCTGGTCGATATCATCGGCCAGGAGGAACTGCTGTTCAGTTCGAGCTTTGCCTGCCCGGTTTGCGGGTTCAGCATCGAGGAGCTTGCACCGCGCATGTTCTCGTTCAACAGCCCCTTCGGAGCCTGCCCGGAATGCGATGGACTTGGGATGAAGATGGTTGTCGATCCCGACCTTTTGATCCCTGATCAGGAGAAAAGCATTGAAGAGGGCGCTTTTCTGGCCTGGACAGGCAGCACTTCGAACTACTACCCGCAATTCCTGAAATCCGTATGCGAGCATTTTGGAATTCCGCAGAACGTTCCTGTGAGCAGTCTGTCACCAGAGCATATGAATAAGCTGCTGAACGGTACAGGCAGCGAGAAGATCCGCTTCCGGTATGAAAATGACTTCGGCCAGCGGAAGGATGCGCTCGTTGCCTTTGAGGGGATTATCCCCAACCTGGAGCGGCGCTACCGTGAGACCGCCTCCGATGGCATCCGCGAATTCATCGAAGGCTTCATGAGCGCCAAGCCTTGCCATGTGTGCAAAGGCAAAAGATTGAAGAAGGAAATTCTCGCCGTAACGGTCAATGACCGTAATATTGCCGATGTGACTGATCTGTCGATTGGCGACTGCCTCCAATTTTTTGACAATATTGCACTGAGTGAGAAGGAAACAGCCATTGCCCACCTGATCCTCAAGGAAATCAGCAGCCGTCTGGGCTTCCTGGTCAACGTGGGACTGAATTATCTGACGCTTAGCCGTGCAGCCGGCTCACTCTCCGGCGGTGAGGCGCAGCGGATCAGGCTGGCGACCCAAATTGGCTCCAGCCTGATGGGCGTGCTGTATATTCTCGATGAACCAAGTATCGGTCTACATCAGCGGGATAATGACCGGCTGATCTCAACACTTGGGCATATGCGCGATTTGGGCAACACCCTGATTGTAGTCGAACATGATGAAGATACGATGATGGCGGCTGACTATATCATTGATATTGGTCCGGGTGCAGGGATTCACGGCGGCCAGGTCATGGCCCAGGGCACCCCGAAGGAGATCATGAATGACCCGAATTCCCTGACCGGGGAGTACCTGAGCGGACGCAAGTTTATTCCGGTTACCTCCAAACGGCGTGCTACAGATGACCGCTGGATCGAAATCCGCGGCGCCAAGGAGAACAACCTGAAGAATGTGAATGTCAAAATTCCGCTCGGTGTCTTTACAGCGGTAACCGGGGTATCAGGTTCTGGCAAATCATCGCTGGTGAATGAGATTCTCTACAAGAGTCTGGCCCGGCAGCTGAACAAAGCGGTGAAGGTCCGTCCGGGGCAGCACAAGGAAATCCGCGGTCTGGAAAATCTGGACAAAGTCATTGATATCGACCAGTCGCCGATCGGCCGGACTCCGCGTTCCAATCCGGCCACCTATACCGGTGTATTCGATGATATCCGCGACCTTTTTTCCAAGACCAACGAAGCCAAGGTGCGCGGCTTCCAGAAAGGCCGCTTCAGCTTCAATGTCAAAGGCGGACGCTGTGAAGCTTGCCGGGGGGATGGGATTATCAAGATTGAAATGCACTTCCTGCCGGATGTCTATGTTCCCTGCGAGGTCTGCAAAGGCAAACGCTATAACCGCGAAACACTGGAAGTGAAGTATAAAGGGAAAAGCATCTCCGATGTGCTGGAGATGACCGTAGAAGATGCTACTGAATTCTTTAAGAATATTCCGAAGATTCACCGCAAGATGCAGACTCTGCTGGACGTTGGATTAGGTTACATCAATATCGGCCAGCCGGGAACAACCCTGTCTGGCGGCGAGGCGCAGCGTGTGAAGCTGGCTTCCGAGCTGTACCGCCGCAGTACCGGCAAGACGCTGTACATTCTGGATGAGCCGACAACGGGGCTGCATGTGGATGACATCGGGCGGCTGCTTGAGGTGCTGCACCGTCTGGTGGACTCCGGCGAATCCGTACTCGTCATTGAGCATAATCTCGATGTGATCAAAACTGCCGACTATCTCATTGACATGGGACCGGAAGGCGGAAGCGGCGGAGGTACAGTGATTGCAACGGGGACACCGGAGAAGATTATCGAGGTGGAGGAATCCTACACCGGGAAATACCTGAAGCCCGTACTGATCCGCGATACAGAGCGGACCAAGGCCCTGGAGCTGCAGACTTCGGACATGGTATAG
- a CDS encoding stalk domain-containing protein, producing MLLLLAWLPIREVQAAEQKLLQLSLKAGSTAATVNGEKAVIQKPIEENGVVLVPLGVFKKAFGSTVSLEGDDVVKVMYGPHTGAMTIGSTTAWKDGVKVTLPVPPRIVDGTLLVPLRFVAGVLGARISPVSGGGLLVTLTSSASEEDAPETGGIDSDVGKTRIGNSYYRWSLNYPPGLVVGDSGGNESVATFTSTENKYYLEVHASPLEKAADPEELLDRLVREAQEGGETVLDRGAFPDAAVPYARIVSKDTSGALWEGRQYYNGGRLFEIYLTDDTAANYKDLNKYASLLNSFQPSFNAEDKSIRDLSTVKNGLREGYNDDYGLSLQVPADWSMDDQHLNYESTKGSYLRVKVTSAPSGSTLESWSKDLDSQIKDTYVAGAYAIQDAVKAEVSGEPALVKETRLNPGSGWSTKYQILLQKSGYRYYVEYLAAAGQDEDKARFKTILSSIDIDFDRIKENFGRLETEDYPALRSQAVTKSSKTYGYSIDIPRLWIPYQDVFETQTVEYRFTGGRFLINVSPEGSVDYAVGLLQSYYKNSKNDPKGPQLIKVEETTFAGVPATLLTVRQTKGGIPEQTQQVVFGNNDLVYTLTVTLNDANATSVQQADLDKTLKSFRLAGGE from the coding sequence GTGCTGCTGTTGCTGGCATGGCTGCCCATCCGGGAAGTACAGGCGGCGGAGCAGAAGCTGCTGCAGTTGAGCCTCAAGGCCGGGAGCACAGCTGCAACCGTTAACGGTGAGAAGGCTGTGATTCAAAAGCCCATAGAGGAAAACGGAGTGGTGCTCGTCCCGCTGGGAGTATTCAAAAAAGCCTTCGGCAGCACAGTCTCCCTTGAAGGGGACGATGTGGTGAAAGTGATGTACGGACCCCATACCGGGGCGATGACCATTGGCAGCACAACCGCCTGGAAGGATGGAGTCAAAGTCACACTGCCTGTTCCACCGCGTATCGTAGATGGAACACTGCTGGTACCGCTGCGTTTTGTGGCCGGAGTGCTGGGAGCGCGCATCTCTCCCGTAAGCGGCGGAGGGCTGCTGGTGACACTTACCTCATCAGCGAGTGAAGAAGACGCGCCGGAAACCGGCGGCATTGACAGCGATGTCGGCAAAACCCGGATAGGCAACAGCTACTATCGCTGGAGCCTGAATTATCCGCCGGGTCTTGTGGTCGGTGACAGTGGCGGCAATGAAAGTGTAGCCACCTTTACGAGTACGGAGAATAAGTATTACTTGGAGGTTCATGCCTCACCGCTCGAAAAAGCCGCAGATCCGGAAGAACTGCTGGACAGGCTGGTCCGTGAGGCGCAAGAAGGCGGGGAGACTGTGCTGGACCGGGGGGCTTTTCCGGATGCGGCAGTGCCCTACGCGCGTATTGTCAGTAAGGACACCAGCGGTGCTTTATGGGAAGGCAGGCAGTATTATAACGGCGGAAGATTGTTTGAAATCTATCTGACCGACGATACGGCAGCCAATTACAAGGATCTGAACAAATATGCTTCACTGCTGAACTCATTCCAACCTTCATTCAACGCCGAAGATAAAAGCATCCGCGATCTCTCAACGGTCAAAAACGGATTGCGCGAAGGCTACAACGACGATTATGGCTTATCATTGCAGGTGCCTGCGGATTGGAGTATGGATGACCAGCACCTCAACTACGAGAGCACAAAAGGAAGCTATCTGCGGGTAAAGGTCACTTCCGCCCCGTCAGGGTCTACGCTGGAGAGCTGGAGCAAAGATCTGGATTCGCAGATAAAAGACACCTATGTGGCCGGCGCCTACGCCATACAGGACGCTGTGAAGGCGGAAGTTTCCGGTGAACCGGCGCTCGTGAAAGAAACGAGGTTGAATCCAGGCAGCGGCTGGAGCACCAAATACCAGATCCTGCTGCAAAAGTCCGGGTACCGCTATTACGTGGAATATCTGGCTGCGGCGGGGCAGGACGAGGACAAGGCGAGGTTCAAGACAATCTTAAGCTCCATAGATATTGATTTTGACCGGATCAAAGAGAATTTCGGCAGACTGGAGACGGAGGATTACCCGGCTCTCCGCAGCCAGGCTGTAACCAAAAGCTCCAAAACCTACGGCTACAGCATCGATATTCCACGGCTGTGGATACCGTATCAGGATGTTTTTGAGACCCAGACCGTGGAGTACCGCTTCACCGGCGGGCGTTTTCTGATCAATGTGAGCCCGGAAGGTTCAGTAGACTATGCCGTAGGTTTGCTGCAGAGCTATTACAAGAACAGCAAAAACGACCCTAAAGGCCCGCAGCTCATCAAGGTAGAGGAAACCACCTTCGCCGGAGTTCCTGCGACCCTGCTGACTGTCCGCCAGACTAAAGGCGGCATCCCTGAGCAAACGCAGCAAGTGGTTTTTGGCAACAATGATCTGGTCTATACCCTCACCGTAACCCTGAACGACGCCAACGCGACTTCCGTACAGCAGGCCGATCTGGATAAGACGCTGAAGTCGTTCCGGCTTGCGGGAGGCGAGTAG
- the uvrB gene encoding excinuclease ABC subunit UvrB: MSDIVVSTQTFQLESEYTPQGDQPHAIQELVDGIRQGKKHQTLLGATGTGKTFTIAQMISKLNRPTLVIAHNKTLAAQLASEFKEFFPSNSVDYFVSYYDYYQPEAYIPSSDTYIEKDSSINEEIDKLRHSATSSLFERRDVIIVASVSCIYGLGSPKEYGSLLLSLRVGMEKPRNQILSRLVDIQYQRNDINFVRGTFRVRGDVVEIFPASQGEHAIRVELFGDEIERITEIDVLTGELIGERDHVAIFPASHFVTQEETMRVALVNIERELEERLAVLRDAGKLLEAQRLEQRTRYDIEMMKEVGFCSGIENYSGPLTFREPGATPYTLMDYFPDDMLIVIDESHVTLPQIRAMYNGDRARKTVLVEHGFRLPSALDNRPLQFEEFEDKVNQIVYVSATPGPYELEHCDTMVEQIIRPTGLLDPIIEVRPTEGQIDDLISEIRERVERDERVLVTTLTKKMSEDLTDYFKEIGIKVRYMHSDIKTLERMAILRDLRLGTFHVLVGINLLREGLDLPEVSLVAILDADKEGFLRSERSLIQTIGRAARNSNGRVIMYGDHITESMEKAMTETQRRRETQIAYNEKHGITPTTINKKVRDIIEATKVAESKAEYLTGVGGKMSKKDRQSLMQRLEAEMKDAAKNLQFERAAELRDALLELRAE; encoded by the coding sequence GGGTACAGGGAAGACCTTTACCATCGCACAAATGATTTCCAAGCTGAACCGGCCTACGCTGGTTATTGCACACAACAAGACACTGGCTGCTCAGCTGGCGAGTGAGTTCAAGGAGTTTTTTCCAAGCAATTCGGTAGACTACTTCGTCAGCTACTACGATTACTACCAGCCAGAGGCGTACATTCCCTCCTCCGACACCTACATCGAGAAAGATTCCAGCATCAATGAAGAAATAGATAAGCTGCGTCACTCCGCGACCAGTTCCCTGTTCGAACGGCGTGACGTTATTATTGTCGCCAGCGTCTCCTGCATTTACGGCCTCGGCTCGCCAAAGGAATATGGAAGCCTGCTGCTTTCGCTGCGGGTGGGGATGGAGAAGCCGCGGAACCAGATACTGAGCCGGCTCGTGGATATCCAGTATCAGCGCAACGACATTAACTTTGTGCGGGGCACATTTCGTGTGCGAGGTGATGTGGTAGAGATTTTCCCGGCCTCGCAGGGCGAGCATGCCATCCGTGTAGAGCTGTTCGGTGATGAGATCGAGCGCATTACCGAAATTGACGTGTTGACCGGAGAGCTGATCGGGGAACGCGACCATGTGGCGATTTTCCCGGCCTCCCACTTTGTTACCCAAGAGGAAACGATGCGCGTGGCACTTGTTAATATTGAGCGGGAGCTGGAAGAACGGCTGGCTGTACTCCGGGACGCCGGCAAGCTGCTGGAGGCCCAGCGGCTGGAGCAGCGCACCCGCTACGATATCGAGATGATGAAGGAAGTCGGCTTTTGTTCAGGTATCGAGAACTATTCCGGACCGCTTACCTTCCGTGAGCCTGGAGCAACACCGTATACACTCATGGATTATTTCCCTGATGATATGCTGATTGTAATCGACGAATCCCATGTGACCTTGCCGCAGATCCGGGCGATGTACAACGGCGACCGGGCACGCAAGACCGTTCTCGTGGAGCATGGCTTCCGCCTGCCGTCCGCGCTCGACAACCGGCCGCTGCAGTTTGAGGAATTCGAGGACAAGGTGAATCAAATCGTATATGTGTCAGCCACACCCGGCCCATACGAATTGGAGCATTGCGACACTATGGTTGAGCAGATCATCCGTCCTACCGGTCTTTTGGATCCGATTATTGAGGTGCGTCCGACTGAGGGCCAGATTGATGATCTGATCAGCGAAATCCGTGAACGGGTGGAGCGTGACGAGCGTGTGCTGGTTACAACCCTGACGAAGAAAATGTCCGAGGATCTGACCGATTATTTCAAGGAAATCGGCATCAAGGTGCGCTATATGCATTCCGACATCAAGACGCTGGAGCGCATGGCGATTCTGCGTGATCTCCGGCTGGGCACCTTCCATGTTCTTGTGGGGATCAACCTCTTGCGGGAAGGGCTTGATTTGCCCGAGGTATCCCTGGTTGCGATTCTCGATGCCGACAAGGAGGGCTTCCTCCGCTCGGAGCGTTCGCTGATTCAGACCATTGGCCGTGCGGCCCGCAACTCTAACGGCCGAGTAATTATGTATGGTGACCATATCACGGAATCCATGGAAAAGGCTATGACCGAAACCCAGCGCCGCCGGGAAACGCAGATTGCCTACAACGAGAAGCATGGCATCACCCCAACAACGATCAATAAGAAAGTGCGCGATATCATCGAGGCGACGAAGGTCGCCGAGTCCAAGGCAGAGTATCTCACCGGCGTGGGCGGCAAGATGAGCAAGAAGGACCGCCAAAGCCTGATGCAGCGTCTGGAGGCTGAGATGAAGGATGCCGCCAAGAACCTGCAATTCGAGCGCGCCGCTGAGCTGCGCGATGCACTTCTGGAGCTGCGGGCCGAGTAA
- a CDS encoding S1C family serine protease: MYKKHLGMLLLSGVLLFGAGGGTPSALEAAFPDSSPAAGEVKSFVDGDFSQVAAAAAISKKNTAVTADAVPQIIKAVSPSVVGIIGKFTGDPGSGPDDRYNLTHGSGIIVKADGWIITNAHVIKGLKNAVVVTSDAKSYNITASYLDEVSDLALVKINAKFLKPARFANAADKIQVGEKVIAIGTPISFSLRNSATVGVVSGLNRAVDAAYRLIQSDTAINPGNSGGPLVSMKGEVLGVNSLKYAAVGVENMGFSIPADTVQYIMNQLFQYGEVKRPSLGLELEESWSAIVGLPAQDPLTVTKVVSAEAEKAGIAAGDVLYAIDGHRVASLVDINEWFKGYKPGTAVKLLMQHDGDIVTRKLVLGQGDPLIGGGEAEGDGDAEAHTEE; the protein is encoded by the coding sequence ATGTATAAAAAGCACCTTGGCATGTTGCTCCTGAGCGGGGTGCTGCTATTCGGGGCGGGAGGCGGTACACCTTCAGCGCTTGAAGCCGCGTTCCCGGACAGCAGTCCGGCTGCGGGGGAAGTTAAGAGCTTCGTTGACGGGGATTTCAGTCAGGTGGCCGCTGCGGCAGCCATCAGCAAAAAGAATACAGCGGTCACCGCCGATGCCGTGCCGCAGATTATTAAGGCGGTGTCCCCCTCGGTGGTGGGCATCATCGGCAAATTTACGGGTGACCCTGGCAGCGGACCGGATGACCGGTACAATTTGACCCATGGCTCCGGCATTATAGTCAAAGCGGACGGCTGGATTATAACCAATGCCCATGTCATCAAAGGGCTGAAGAATGCGGTCGTGGTAACATCAGACGCTAAAAGCTACAACATTACCGCCTCCTATCTGGATGAGGTCAGTGATCTGGCTTTGGTCAAAATCAATGCCAAATTCCTGAAGCCTGCCAGGTTTGCCAATGCAGCGGATAAGATTCAAGTGGGGGAAAAGGTGATTGCGATTGGGACACCGATCTCTTTTTCATTACGGAACTCGGCTACAGTAGGCGTGGTGAGCGGACTGAACCGTGCGGTGGATGCCGCCTACAGGCTGATCCAGAGCGATACGGCGATTAATCCCGGCAACAGCGGCGGTCCGCTGGTCAGCATGAAGGGGGAGGTGCTGGGGGTGAACAGCCTGAAATACGCCGCAGTTGGCGTTGAAAATATGGGCTTCTCCATACCGGCGGATACGGTTCAGTACATCATGAATCAGCTGTTCCAATACGGAGAGGTGAAACGCCCCAGTCTGGGCCTGGAGCTGGAGGAGAGCTGGTCTGCGATTGTCGGGCTGCCTGCACAGGACCCGCTGACCGTAACGAAGGTCGTGTCTGCGGAAGCGGAAAAGGCGGGGATTGCCGCAGGCGACGTGCTGTATGCGATCGACGGTCACCGGGTTGCGTCGCTGGTGGATATCAACGAATGGTTCAAAGGCTACAAGCCGGGTACGGCAGTGAAGCTGCTGATGCAGCATGACGGGGATATTGTGACCCGCAAGCTGGTGCTCGGTCAAGGTGACCCGCTGATCGGCGGAGGGGAGGCGGAGGGAGATGGAGATGCTGAGGCACATACAGAGGAATAA